The Leishmania donovani BPK282A1 complete genome, chromosome 23 DNA segment CATCTCAGcatgccgcggccgccgctcgctgccTTCAAAATAGCAAAACGGAAGGGAGCGACAAACATGCGCAAAGGACaaggaaagaagggggagagccCAAGAAGAGACTCACTTGAAAGACAGGAAACACAGAGCGAGATCATAAgcaaggagagaggcgcagtGACGGAGGAAAGAGAGCGTCCTTCAAATGGGGAAGGGCGGGCGTGCATCGTGTCGAAGCCGGATATATCGCCCACACGGCAACAaaaacacaaacacgcgGAGAGACAACCCGAGCAGCCCTTTTCTTCGTACTACACGCATGCGTGTAGTACAAGTACAGCCGAACAAACACCATGCAGAGCAGTGAGCAGAAAGCGAGGGAAAAGAtgcgaggggagagagacgcactAGAGggggcggcagtggcagcgcaaTAAGCTAGTAGGAGAAGTGCTCGCTCCGGCACACATGAAGGTAGAGGTGGAGGGGTGGGCAGGGAGGAGgatatgcgcgtgtgcagaggCAATCGAAAAGAAACAAGAAACAAAGACCGTCCACGCAGGGGCAGCGAGCGTGAAGCTAGAGCCGGCGatcacagcacacacagaggcaggGCCTGGCCTGGCCACAGTTGCGTAGCAGCAGCCCAGGTGCCAAACTCTCGGCGATGACCCCGCACGCACCGACGACATCCGCGGCGCGCCCAGGCCAGCCCGTACCGCACActcggaggcggagagaggagggcgagccGAGAACGCTGGCAGTGGTCAGCAGNNNNNNNNNNNNNNNNNNNNNNNNNNNNNNNNNNNNNNNNNNNNNNNNNNNNNNNNNNNNNNNNNNNNNNNNNNNNNNNNNNNNNNNNNNNNNNNNNNNNNNNNNNNNNNNNNNNNNNNNNNNNNNNNNNNNNNNNNNNNNNNNNNNNNNNNNNNNNNNNNNNNNNNNNNNNNNNGTCGTTGTGCGCATGGTCATCCTCCTTagggccaccgccgtcatTTTTCTGTGTATGGCCATCCTCCTTCGGGGCAGAGTCGTTCATcgcaccgccggcgtgcTTCGGGGGCacaccggcggcgcctctGTGATTGGCCTCAGTGGTTTTATGGATGTTATCAGCACGCTTCTGGGGCTTCTTTGCGGAGTCCTTCGTGCAGTAGGT contains these protein-coding regions:
- a CDS encoding hydrophilic acylated surface protein a; translation: MAIHRKMTAVALRRMTMRTT